AAATGTCCTTCCCAGACCGATATCGTCAAGAACGTTGCTTTTTATAGCTTCGTGACCGCCGAGACTGGCATAGTCGCTTCTCGAGCAGACCATGCAGGGACCGAAAGCTCCCGGTGGGTTCCTTTCGCCGGCCATGAAATTTCCAAGCGAAGCGACCACTATGAGATTGAAGACCAGCGAGAAGCTCTCGTAGAACCGTTCCATTCTGTGGTAAGGCTGGACGGAAAACAGGCCGCCTTTGAGCTCTTGAAGGTTGACGATGGTACCTAGCGCTTCAGGAGAGAGCTCCACGTCCGCGTCAAGGAAGACCAGAACGTCTCCAACGGAGGCGAGGTATCCGTTCCAGCAAGCCCATGATTTGCCTATCCATCCCGCCGGTGGATCGGATTCGAGCTTGACAAGCTTGACATTATAGCCCGACACGATCTCCGCAGTTCCGTCCGAAGAATTGTCGTCCACGACGATCACTTCGTGTGGAACGGTCTTCTGCTTCGAAATCGATTCCAATAGTTTCCCGATATTCTTCTCTTCGTTTCTGGCCGGAATTATGAGAGAGATTTTCCTTCCAGCGCCGTCATCATTCAAATGCGAGGGTTCCAAGACTTTTGGCCTGCCGAAAATCAGCAGGCCCGTTAACCAGGCTATCAAGGTGAACAAAAATATGATCAGAGACTTCCCCTCCCGCTACAACTTTATAGAACAATTCTAGCATTTCTGCTTCTCATGCAAAGAAACCGCCGGAAGCAAAACATTGTGTTGACCGAACATGGAAGCTTCATTCTTAATAATTCCTGCTAGTAGTGTATTATTGATAGAACAAAGCTTCGTAATACGGAGGTATCGTCTTGAAGTTCAGCAGTTCGGAGGAGAGGGCCAGAGCTCTGGGAAAGATGAAGATCCCGTCCCTTTTGATCGGACTCTCCATACCGTCTATCATAGCCATGTTGACCAACGCCATCTATAATCTAGTAGATGCCTTTTTCATCGGGAGGATCGGAACGAGCGCGATGGGCGCTATCGCCATCGCCTTTCCAATATTCAATCTTATCGGCGCCGTCGGTCTCACTTACGGTGTCGGCGGCGCTTCGTACGTTTCCAGATTGCTGGGCGCAAGAGATAAGGAGCAGGCCGACAGGGCCGCTTCCACGGCCTTTTTCACCAGCCTGGCGACGGGAATCGCCTTCACCGTCCTGGGACTTACCTTCCTCGATCCTTTGCTCAAGGCCTTCGGCGCCACGGAAACGATCATGGAGTATGCCAGAGAGTACACGATGGTAATAATCATGGGATCGATTCTTAATATGATGAACATGACCATGAACAACCTCGTGAGGGCCGAAGGAAACGCGCCGAGATTCATGATGGCCATGGTGTCGGGAGCCCTTCTAAACGTCGCCTTAGACCCACTCTTCATCTTCGGCTTTGGCATGGGGGTGGTCGGCGCCGCGCTGGCCACGGTCATTTCCCAGTCCGTATCGACCATGATACTTCTGGAGTACTATCTGCGCAAGAAGAGTTATACACGTCTGTCGATAAAGCTCTACAGGTTTTCGCTTCACATTTACGGCGAGATCTTCAAGATCGGCCTGCCAACCTTTCTAAGGCAGTTTCTATCGAGCTTCTCGGTTGCCCTGTTAAACAACGCGGCGGCCGTGTACGGCGATCACGCCGTCGCCTCGGTTGGAATCACCATGAGGGTGCTGATGCTGGGGATGATGGTTCTCTTCGGTTACGGCCAGGCTTTCCAGCCCGTTACCGGCTACAACTACGGTGCGAAGAATTACTCTAGGATATTTGAAGCACTCAAGTTCTCACTGATAGTTACTACGGCCTTCGCGATCGTGTTCGGAATTGCGGGCATGGTCTTCCCCGGTATGATAATAAATATATTCAGCGACGATCCTAAGGTCATAGAAATCGGTTCGCAGGCTCTCAGAGCCGTGAGCATCTTTTTCCCGACCTTTGGCTTCGTTTTGACATTCAACTATCTCTTCCAGGGCATGGGAAAGGGACTATCGGCCGGTATCCTCTCTATGGCCAAGCAGGGGATATTCCTCATACCGGCCGTGATAACGCTGCCCCGGATCTTCGGGCTAAATGGAGTCATATACGCACAAACAGTAGCAGATTTTTTCACACTGTTCGTCGCCGGGATCCTCGCCATAAGAGCGATCAAGAAACTCAGAATAGAGAGTCGATCACAGGTTGCCGACGGGAGGGCCGGATAAGGGTGAGTCAAAAAGTGACCGGTTTATGGCCTTCCTTTACATAGGCCCAGGACATATCTCTGGTGGTATGACCTATCCCTATATTTGCATACC
This portion of the Mesotoga infera genome encodes:
- a CDS encoding glycosyltransferase, which codes for MFTLIAWLTGLLIFGRPKVLEPSHLNDDGAGRKISLIIPARNEEKNIGKLLESISKQKTVPHEVIVVDDNSSDGTAEIVSGYNVKLVKLESDPPAGWIGKSWACWNGYLASVGDVLVFLDADVELSPEALGTIVNLQELKGGLFSVQPYHRMERFYESFSLVFNLIVVASLGNFMAGERNPPGAFGPCMVCSRSDYASLGGHEAIKSNVLDDIGLGRTFWKNGLPVSNTLGGEMISFRMYPGGIGEVLKGWGKNFAKGAGSTPPLTLIMMVLWITGVFSTFLRLPVALGFQIQFIAFIIMYLAYAVQIYLYSRKIGSFSIGHALIFPVYFLFFFYTFIYSGLRTLLFKRVSWKGRDIDV
- a CDS encoding MATE family efflux transporter, encoding MKFSSSEERARALGKMKIPSLLIGLSIPSIIAMLTNAIYNLVDAFFIGRIGTSAMGAIAIAFPIFNLIGAVGLTYGVGGASYVSRLLGARDKEQADRAASTAFFTSLATGIAFTVLGLTFLDPLLKAFGATETIMEYAREYTMVIIMGSILNMMNMTMNNLVRAEGNAPRFMMAMVSGALLNVALDPLFIFGFGMGVVGAALATVISQSVSTMILLEYYLRKKSYTRLSIKLYRFSLHIYGEIFKIGLPTFLRQFLSSFSVALLNNAAAVYGDHAVASVGITMRVLMLGMMVLFGYGQAFQPVTGYNYGAKNYSRIFEALKFSLIVTTAFAIVFGIAGMVFPGMIINIFSDDPKVIEIGSQALRAVSIFFPTFGFVLTFNYLFQGMGKGLSAGILSMAKQGIFLIPAVITLPRIFGLNGVIYAQTVADFFTLFVAGILAIRAIKKLRIESRSQVADGRAG